Sequence from the Fictibacillus arsenicus genome:
TTGCATTTCCGGCATGGATGACGCCATTTTCTATAAAAGCTGGTTTCAAGCTTTCCAATGCTTCAAGTGATGTTTCCTCGCGCGGTCCAGAATCCTTGGAAAACACCGTTCCATCTGAAAGCTGTACAGGAACGATCTCCCTATTAAAATAGCCTTCAGCTTGCGCACGAAGTGCTTTTTTATGGCTTTCGAGTGAATAGCGGTCGAGATCTTCTCTCGTAAACTCGTATTTTTCAGCGATTCGTTCCGCCGACAATCCCTGATGAATCACTTCATAACGTTCCTTTAGAGCCGGACTGAAACCCGTTCCCTGATAATTCGATCCCATCGGCACACGGGACATGCTCTCAACACCGCCTGCGATCACAACATCCATATCCCCGGACAGAATCGCTTGGGCTGCAAAATGTACAGCCTGCTGACTCGAACCGCATTGGCGGTCAATCGTTGTACCAGGAACCTCGATCGGCAGACCCGCAATCAGTGCGGACACTCTTGCAATATCCCCCGCCTGTTCACCTGATTGAGTGACACAGCCTAAGATGACATCTTCTATTAAATGTGCATCTATGCCTGTTCGATCTACCAGTTCCTTTAGAACAATAGCTGCCAGATCATCCGGGCGGATATCCTTCAGACCGCCATTTCTTCTTCCAACTGCTGTTCTTATTCCTTCTACAATTACAGCTTCTCTCATCTCTTCTCCCTCACTTTTCTATGTGTAAGACGTTCTATAAACCTAAGTTTTTAGCAATAATAACTTTCATAATTTCGTTTGTACCGGCGTAAATGCTTGCGACCGGAATGTCTCTGTATCTTCTGGCAATCTCGTATTCTTCCATATACCCATAGCCGCCGTGCAGCTGCATGCATTCCCCCGCAATCCGCTTTGCTGTATCGGTAAGCCTCCATTTAGCCATCGACACCTTTGTTACGATATTTTCGCCAGCCATATGCTCGGCGATAAGCGCATCAAGGAATGCCCTGCCCATCTCAATATCTGTCGCCATCTCTGCTAGCTTGAACTGTGTATTTTGAAACTGACTGACAGGACGGCCAAAAGCCTCTCTGTTCTTTACATAATTGAGGGTCTGCTTAAACATTTCCTCAGCTGCTGCCTGTGCGCCAATCGCCACTACGAGCCTTTCCTGCTGCAGTTTTTTCATCAAATATGTGAAACCTTTTCCTTCTTCACCAAGAAGGTTATCTTTATGAACGCGGCAGCCCTCGAAAATAAGTTCTGCTGTATCCTGACAATGAAGGCCGACCTTATCCAGTTTCCTTCCCCTTGTAAACCCGGGTGTATCTCTTTCAACTACAAATAAGCTTACGCCCTTATGTTTTGGTTTTGCATGAAGATCTGTTTTACAAGCTACAATGACCAGATCTGCATGGATTCCGTTCGTTATAAATGTCTTTTGTCCGTTAATGATGTAATGGCTGCCTTCAAGCTTTGCAGTTGTTTTGATACCCGCAAGATCAGACCCTGTTCCGGGCTCAGTCATGGCAATCGCAGTGATGATTTCTCCTGTCACACAGCGCGGCAGCCAGCGTTGTTTTTGCTCTTCTGTACCGTAGGCTGTGATATATGGTACGACAATATCATTATGAAGCCCGATTCCAATTAGACCTGAGCCTACTCGCTCGAGCTCTTCATTAATGACAGCAGCAAAACCCCAGTCAACACCGCTCCCGCCATATTTTTCTTCAACATCCGGGCAAAGAAAGCCTTGATCGCCCATTTTGGTCCAAAAAGAACGGGGGATTATCCGATCTTTTTCCCATTGATCATAAAAAGGATAAGCCTCTTTTTCTAAAAACTTTCTTAATGATTTACGGAACATCTCATGATCATCATTCAAAAAAGAACGCTTCATTTTCTGCAACCTCTTTCCATTGATGTTATTTAGGTTATTACTTCACACTATGCTCTTCATTAGTAAGGGCATTCATTTTTTGACGAAGCTGGTATTTCAGAATTTTTCCGGAAGCATTGCGAGGAAGCTGCTTTTCGATAAATATTCGCCGCGGCACTTTATAGCCGGCAAGCTTTTGACGGCAGAAGTTGATCAGTTCCTGCTCATCTAAAAGAGCACCTTCCTTCAGAACTACAACAGCTGTTACGGCTTCTCCCCACACTTCATCCGGTAAACCGATGATGGCAGCATCAAGAATAGCAGGATGCTCATACAGAATCACTTCAACCTCTGCTGAATACACATTTTCCCCACCAGAAATAATCATGTCTTTTTTCCGGTCGACAAGCGTAATGTATCCTTCTTCGTCCATCGACGCCAGATCACCCGTATAGAGCCAGCCATTCTTTAGAGCTGCTTTCGTCTCTTCAGGCTTCTTATAATATTCCTTCATGATCGTTTCACCTCGTAGGATGAACTCCCCAACTGTACCGGGACTTACATCCTCACCGTTTTCATAAACTACACGCGCTTCTGTAAGGAATCCGGCCTTGCCGCTCTTTCCCAGATGAAGCTCATGCCCTTCTGGATCAAGAAAAATGCCTCCTGGTCCCGCTTCTGTCAGTCCGCACAGATTATAAAACTGGTCTGTTTTAAAAGCTGTGATGCTCTTGCGGACAAGTTCAGGCGGCATCGGAGCCGCTCCATAACCGCAGCGCCTGATCGATGACAGATCATATTCCGTTACATTTGGTACTTGCAGCATGAAATTATACATTGCAGGAACAGCAAACAGATGTGTTATTTTGTGTTCCTGGATAGCTTGAAGCGCTGTTACAGGATGAAAATCACGATGGATATAGTGCCTACCGCCAAGTATAACGCCTGCGATCATAAATAAATTCAGCTGGGCTGAGTGAAAAAGAGGGGCTAGGTGCAGAAAGCGTTCATCCTTTTTCAGCTCCATATTAACGAGCATGGTCAGGCTTACTTTGAAAATCTTGTTATGATCGAACAGGGCACCTTTTGGCCGTCCTGTCGTTCCTGATGTATAAAGAATTTCGAGATCATCCTGTTCAAATACTTCTACATCCGGCTCGTTTTCATTGTGGGAAAGAATGTTGTTATACAGGAGATTACCTTGGCCAGCAGTGTTTCCGAAAATAATGGCTTGGACGTCTGTTCCATTTCTTGCTTTGTATACAGTGTCTTCAAATTCACTGTCACACAATACGAGGACAGCATCGGACTGAGTGAATATATACTGAACTTCATCAGGCGTCAGCCTAAAGTTCACCGGCACCACAACGGCACCAATTTTCGCGATGGCAAAAAAGGAAATCATAAAGTAATCGGAATTCTTCATGAAGAGAGCAACTTTCTCTCCTTTTTTAACACCTAAGCTAATTAATCCATTTGCCAGCCTGTTTACAGCCCTGTTCAGTTCTCCATACGTGTAGGTCCGTCCTTCACAATCAACCGCAAACCTTTCAGGAAAATTTCGTGCGTTCTGAGCCAGAAAACCGCCAATATGCATGTGCCTTCCTCCTCACTATTCATTCGTTCATTACTTCATATGCAATATTTATGCCAACATGAAGATAAACCAAGATAATTAAAAGCTGTACGTTTATCAGGATTACATTGTTTGATAGTTTGACAGGCAAATAAAAAAGTGTCCCGAAAATGGACACTTTAAAACACTTATTGAAGCTGATATTTTCTAATTTTTTCGTATAAACCTGATCGGCTAATCCCTAGCATTCTAGCAGCTTTGGCTTTGTTTCCATTCATCTCAGAGAGCGCTTTTTTAATCGTTTCAAGCTCTGCATTTTCAACCAGTGAAATCGACCGATCTTGTCTTTTTTCAGGCATTGCTTTTAACATATAATCCGGCAGGTCCTCAAGCTGAATCTTTCCATGCTCGGCAAAGGTCATGGCTCGCTCTAGGATATTCTTTAATTCCCGTACATTACCTGGCCAATGATAATGGAAGAGCGCCTCCTTAGTATCCTTCTCCATCCCCGTTATAGTTGTACCCAGCATTTTGTTCAGTTCTTCAGTCAGTTTTTGTGTTAAATAAGGAATATCTTCACGTCTTTCCCTGAGCGGTGGCACTTGAAGTGAAATCACATTCAAACGGTAATACAAGTCTTCTCTGAATGTCCCGTTCTTCACCATTTCCTCGAGATCACGGTTCGTTGCTGCAACAATCCTTACATCAACATGGATCTTCTTCGTCCCGCCAACCCGGTAAAACTCCCGTTCCTGCAGCACCCTTAACAGCTTCGCCTGAAGTGCAACAGACATGTCGCCTATCTCATCGAGAAAAAGAGTTCCCCCGTTAGCAAGGTCGAACTTTCCGATCTTCCCCTTTTGTCTGGCACCAGTAAAAGCGCCTTCCTCATATCCAAAAAACTCCGATTCTAGCAGTTCTTCTGGTATCGCAGCACAGTTTACAATGACAAACTTTCCTTTGCTTCTCGCACTGCTGTTATGAAGGGCATGGGCAAAAAGCTCCTTGCCTGTTCCGCTTTCTCCCCTTATTAAGACGGTAGAACGGCCTTTGGCAGCTTTTGCAGCACTTGACTTTAGCTTTTCCATATACGAATTGACACTCCATATATGCTCCCATGTAAATCGGGCAGATTCTGCCTCATTGTACTGCTGGTGATAAAAGCTTGCTTTGCTTTCGGCCCGCTGCAGCTTTTTAAACAGTTCGCTGACTTCATTCAGCTGCCTGAACATGACTTTTCCAATCGCGCCAATAACCTTTCCATCTTCTAGGATAGGTATCCGCTGGACGATATAGTTGATACCGTTGATCTCCATCATATCGCTGACTTCTGCTGTCTGTGTTTTATACACCTTTTTAAGATCAATCTTCGGCAAAACTTTATCAACGGGTTTATTTAATAATTCGTCTTGCTGAAGGTTGAACAAATCTAAAAAAGGCGGACTTACCATTTGAATACGCTCCTTTTCATCCGCCATAATAATACCGTCATACGCATACTTAAGTGTCGTTTCCAGTGTTTTTTTGAGTGCTTTAACCGTCTGCAAGGAATTAACCGATTTAAACAGAGACATCACCATATCCGTTTTGGTTAAAATGCCAGCTACTGTCCCATCATCATTCAGAACAACCCCGGTCCCAACCTTGCTTGATTTTACTCTCTTCTCAATTTGTTCAAATGGTGTATGAATTTCAATCGTTTCAACATGGTGATTTATGTACTTTTCAATAGATGTTGATAATGGACAGCCATCAGAAATCATCCGGTAAAGACTGCTCCTTGTAAAAACGCCAACC
This genomic interval carries:
- a CDS encoding acyl-CoA synthetase; this translates as MHIGGFLAQNARNFPERFAVDCEGRTYTYGELNRAVNRLANGLISLGVKKGEKVALFMKNSDYFMISFFAIAKIGAVVVPVNFRLTPDEVQYIFTQSDAVLVLCDSEFEDTVYKARNGTDVQAIIFGNTAGQGNLLYNNILSHNENEPDVEVFEQDDLEILYTSGTTGRPKGALFDHNKIFKVSLTMLVNMELKKDERFLHLAPLFHSAQLNLFMIAGVILGGRHYIHRDFHPVTALQAIQEHKITHLFAVPAMYNFMLQVPNVTEYDLSSIRRCGYGAAPMPPELVRKSITAFKTDQFYNLCGLTEAGPGGIFLDPEGHELHLGKSGKAGFLTEARVVYENGEDVSPGTVGEFILRGETIMKEYYKKPEETKAALKNGWLYTGDLASMDEEGYITLVDRKKDMIISGGENVYSAEVEVILYEHPAILDAAIIGLPDEVWGEAVTAVVVLKEGALLDEQELINFCRQKLAGYKVPRRIFIEKQLPRNASGKILKYQLRQKMNALTNEEHSVK
- a CDS encoding acyl-CoA dehydrogenase family protein, with the protein product MKRSFLNDDHEMFRKSLRKFLEKEAYPFYDQWEKDRIIPRSFWTKMGDQGFLCPDVEEKYGGSGVDWGFAAVINEELERVGSGLIGIGLHNDIVVPYITAYGTEEQKQRWLPRCVTGEIITAIAMTEPGTGSDLAGIKTTAKLEGSHYIINGQKTFITNGIHADLVIVACKTDLHAKPKHKGVSLFVVERDTPGFTRGRKLDKVGLHCQDTAELIFEGCRVHKDNLLGEEGKGFTYLMKKLQQERLVVAIGAQAAAEEMFKQTLNYVKNREAFGRPVSQFQNTQFKLAEMATDIEMGRAFLDALIAEHMAGENIVTKVSMAKWRLTDTAKRIAGECMQLHGGYGYMEEYEIARRYRDIPVASIYAGTNEIMKVIIAKNLGL
- a CDS encoding sigma 54-interacting transcriptional regulator: MELREIMTEMDFVVTEEMSMNKAMELMYQKKWNLLPVTDEKRLPVGVFTRSSLYRMISDGCPLSTSIEKYINHHVETIEIHTPFEQIEKRVKSSKVGTGVVLNDDGTVAGILTKTDMVMSLFKSVNSLQTVKALKKTLETTLKYAYDGIIMADEKERIQMVSPPFLDLFNLQQDELLNKPVDKVLPKIDLKKVYKTQTAEVSDMMEINGINYIVQRIPILEDGKVIGAIGKVMFRQLNEVSELFKKLQRAESKASFYHQQYNEAESARFTWEHIWSVNSYMEKLKSSAAKAAKGRSTVLIRGESGTGKELFAHALHNSSARSKGKFVIVNCAAIPEELLESEFFGYEEGAFTGARQKGKIGKFDLANGGTLFLDEIGDMSVALQAKLLRVLQEREFYRVGGTKKIHVDVRIVAATNRDLEEMVKNGTFREDLYYRLNVISLQVPPLRERREDIPYLTQKLTEELNKMLGTTITGMEKDTKEALFHYHWPGNVRELKNILERAMTFAEHGKIQLEDLPDYMLKAMPEKRQDRSISLVENAELETIKKALSEMNGNKAKAARMLGISRSGLYEKIRKYQLQ
- a CDS encoding thiolase family protein, translating into MREAVIVEGIRTAVGRRNGGLKDIRPDDLAAIVLKELVDRTGIDAHLIEDVILGCVTQSGEQAGDIARVSALIAGLPIEVPGTTIDRQCGSSQQAVHFAAQAILSGDMDVVIAGGVESMSRVPMGSNYQGTGFSPALKERYEVIHQGLSAERIAEKYEFTREDLDRYSLESHKKALRAQAEGYFNREIVPVQLSDGTVFSKDSGPREETSLEALESLKPAFIENGVIHAGNASQISDGTAAMLLMSREKAEELGLKPRFKVHTRVVVGSDPTLMLTGPIPATQKALEKSGLTIDDIDIFEVNEAFASVTLAWLKETGANPKKLNPNGGAIALGHPLGGSGARLMVTLMHELERTGGRYGLQTMCEGHGMANATIIERLD